From a region of the Branchiostoma floridae strain S238N-H82 chromosome 13, Bfl_VNyyK, whole genome shotgun sequence genome:
- the LOC118428610 gene encoding rRNA 2'-O-methyltransferase fibrillarin-like, producing MPNSVFLIADRRRYRTSGGGSRDDRGGGRDFRSGWGGKGGSGGGGSGRSGGYGQGGGMKSGGSFNQGGSSGGLKSGGFNQGGASGGLNQNAGSNQSQQFGGVPMMNGAMSNGGGIPSLLSQVVQPGQNVSSYTGYQFQ from the coding sequence ATGCCAAATTCCGTCTTTCTAATTGCAGATCGGCGTCGGTACAGGACGTCCGGCGGTGGTTCCCGTGACGACCGTGGGGGCGGTCGCGACTTCCGGAGCGGGTGGGGTGGCAAGGGGGGTAGTGGCGGAGGGGGTAGTGGCCGCTCAGGGGGGTATGGGCAGGGAGGGGGGATGAAGTCTGGTGGCAGTTTCAACCAGGGGGGTAGCAGCGGGGGGTTAAAATCAGGGGGGTTCAACCAGGGGGGTGCCAGTGGTGGTTTGAATCAGAACGCCGGGTCGAACCAATCTCAGCAGTTCGGGGGTGTGCCCATGATGAACGGTGCCATGAGCAACGGAGGTGGGATCCCCTCCCTCCTGAGCCAAGTGGTACAGCCCGGGCAGAATGTGTCAAGCTATACCGGTTATCAGTTtcagtaa